The sequence CAAAAAGACATATTATTGAAAGAAAATTTCAATCAATAGTTTCCATATTAGGTATAGCAATTGCATTAACTGTTTTTGTTGTCTCTCTTGCTATTTCTAATGGATTAAAGAATAATATGTTGAATTCACTTCTTTCACTTTCACCACATGTTAGTGTAGATATTTATCAAGACTATCAGGAACAATATCTTGATATTAGTAAAGAATTTGAACAATATGACATAAAGAAAATTAATTATAGATTACAAGCTCAAGGATTAGTTAGTGTAAACGGATACTCTACATCTACATTAATTATAGGGACTAAACTAGAGGATTTAGATATAAATATAGTTGAAGGTAAAATAGAAAGTAATGAACTAACATCAGTATTAGTGGGTAATGAATTTTTAAAAAAAACAGGTACAGTTTTAGGAGATGAAATTACGGTTTTAACATCAGAAATGAGGGAAATTAAAGCTAAAATATCTGGTGTATTTAAAACAGGTTTTTATAATTATGACTCAGATTTATTATTATTTCCACTTGAAACTCTTCAAATTTTAGAAGAAAGAGGAGAAGTGGTATCAACCGTTTCTATTTTAGTGGATAATCCA is a genomic window of Streptobacillus felis containing:
- a CDS encoding ABC transporter permease yields the protein MIEFFIAKRHIIERKFQSIVSILGIAIALTVFVVSLAISNGLKNNMLNSLLSLSPHVSVDIYQDYQEQYLDISKEFEQYDIKKINYRLQAQGLVSVNGYSTSTLIIGTKLEDLDINIVEGKIESNELTSVLVGNEFLKKTGTVLGDEITVLTSEMREIKAKISGVFKTGFYNYDSDLLLFPLETLQILEERGEVVSTVSILVDNPTNIEKLDILVRDINENYGDKVFARSWSMDNQSLLSAINFEKFVLVSILSLIILIASFAISVILNMIVREKITDIGILKATGYNDRNILKIFLFEGLIIGIVGMIISILLSPLIIIFLRIIFKYYVTTTYYLDTLPIRISIVEMIIIYFISFILILLSTILPSIKASKMNPTEAIKYNN